The DNA sequence CTGACTTCTCTATTCCTCTATTTTCTTTCCATTTGTGGTCTAAAATAAACTCTTATATAGAATAACAGTTCTATTAACGAACTATATAGACTCAACTTTTTATTCCtaacaatactctatatccctatgTTCCACTGCTGTAATTGAATTTTTGATTAAAACTGCTACTCCTCCTGCCttttttctttattcttcctgAATATTCTGTAGCAAGAAATATTCAGCTCCTAGGCCTGGCAGCCTTAGCCAGTGTGAAAATTCCTGTGGCAATGTACACTGCAGTCAAACAAGAGTATCAGCACATATAAGCAAAAGTCAAAATAAAAGTAAATTTTTGTTTTGGGCTACTATAGAAAATACACACCGCACTACAGGAACTAAATCCTGGTCCAATTTATTATAATAAATAAATGTGtgagctcagtgatagcactcttgcctgaaTAAAACAATTGTGGGTTCAAGataagacttcagcacataatctaggctgacactccagtgcagtactgagggaatgctgcgctactggaggtgctgtctttcagatgagacattaacctGATGCCCcatttgccttctcaggtggatggaaaCATCCAATGGCACTTTCTCAAAGAAAAGGGACTTGctccctggtgccctggtcaatatttatccctcaactaacatcactaaaataggattatctggttattatctcattgtaGTTTccaggactttgctgtgtgcaaactagcTGCTACATCATGAGAATGACCACACTTTGAAAGAACTTAATTgtttataaagcactttgggacataatGAGGTtgcaaaaggcgctatataaatgcaagttcataatTTTCAATTTGCTGTTGGTAATGTTATTTAAATAAAATCTCAACTGGATCTTTGGCTTGTAATCCACAGGCGTTTCTGCAAATTGAAGTACTTGCTTGTTCAACATGTACATCAAAACTGGCCTACATCTATATCCCTATGGCTATCTTTGTACTGTTTTCTTAGTTTAGAAAACTCATTGCACATGTTCTCACATGACAAAACAAGACTAAAATCAACTTTTTAAATTTAAGAAGCCAACAATATAGGTACAAATATGCATACCATTCTTTATATAAAAAAGATCTTATACATACCTTGCCGTGGCAACTGCTCAGCTAACTTTCTAAGACTTGTTAGACTGTCAGCTCCAAGCTGGCTGAGAATGCCTGGAAGCATTTCTGTGATTTGTTTTGTCTCAGCATGGCCGGTAATAGCAAAGGTATTGGCAGATAATGAGGCCTGCACTTTAGGATTATTGAAGTGAATGACTTGACCATCATCTTTAATCATATTCACCTGTTTGGCACAAAATAGAAATATTCACAAAGCATGCCATTTATCTGAAAATATTTTCAATACTAGCGTTAAATAGAAATTTCAATGGTATCAGCTACAAGGGAAACCAGGTGATGAGCAAAAATCATGAAATTCCTCTCCCACTATTGAACAGGACTTTTCAAATTTTCATCCCTTATTCCAAAAACAGACCCAAGCTGTTGTATGATTCGTCAGTGCTAGAAGCCTCCCCCACCCAGGCCAATTGGCCATTCCTCATCTTCAAGACCAGGCAGTGAGGGCTCAAGTTATGAATCATGAAGCAACAAAAGGGGAATTCATGTCCAAGTTTATTTGCATCTAATACCCACAAATTCATATTTTCCAGAGGTCACTAAACAACTATCAGGGTTAAGAACCATAGCCCAGGCCAAATTTCTAATGCCCAATGCCCTAACTTAGCAAGACTAGAGAATGAATCATGGAACTTTGCAGCACATCGCACAGTGTATTTATCATACACGTTAACAGAAGAGCGATTGCACATCCTTTAGCTAGCTCACCAGACCAGTCACCTGCTTTGGCTAATTCTGTGGATGTATTTTAAAGTTGCTAAACTGTACCTCTTCTCATCTTCCCAACAGCAGAAGTAATTCTTTCCACTGGTAATTTCAAGTTCTAAACTAGTCTCTATATGCTGGCTACACTGTTGTTCAGGAGTACCAACTCAGCAAAGACTAGCAGATTGAGTTACACAGACTGCTTTGCATTCTCAAGCATCAAGTTTCAAAGTGGCATTTTCGAACAGCAGTCCAGAAATGATTTACACAataccttaaaaaaaaaaattttttaaatttcCAATACACTAACCCAGTAGTACTTCAACTATGGGTCATGGGCGAGTGCTTAAAGTGAATCAGAACTCTTCAGCATTGCTTCCAATTCTTAAAAGCTCTTTCCCAGCGATGTCCTCCTCCTGCTTTAATGATGTTCCTGCTCTCCTCCCTGCTGAAACCAAGCTGGTTACCACAGCAGGATCTGGAGAATTTATTTTAAATGCATCTCAGACAAATTGTGTCAAAAAAAATCTGAATCGCTCCCACATCTATGAAATTGGACTGGAAATGCCCATCTTGTGCTTTAATATGTCGAATCAAATACCAATGGTCTGATTGCAGATAGAATGAACAACCACTGAGTTGCAACACAATAAAAACAATTACATCTGACTTCAAGCTCCCCTAATGCTTGCCAACTATAGTAAACTGGAGTTCAAATTTCCATAAAGTTTACAAATTGTCCAAGTTTTTGTTTCCAATTAACTTTCAATTTTCACATTCTGCCCAAGCTATGAAACCATGAGCACCGTCACTCACACTGCATGTTTGTCAGTGCGAACATGCAAGTTTCTTTCCAAACTTCTGCCAGGCTCACCAGCATGATGCAAAATCTCAAATGCTTCTTCAGGATTGCTGTATGAATTTCAGATCCAGGACTGGGGAAACCCTCTAAGTTCAGAAAGTGGAGACACTACCATAGAGTGGATGAGTAGGAGATTTATTTTGCTATGAGTAAAAGAGTCAATTACCTGCTGAACACAGATCCTAAAAATTATTAGCGTTGGTCAACATTGTCAAATGGGGCTACATTTTGCAGTGATTAAGAGACTTTTAGGGGTTTTACAATGAGGTCTGGCCTGAAATAGTTTAAAAGAGCATTATGCTAAGCTGTTGATTGTACAaaggtgttacgaccagatgagaaagaggtctagggttccctttcagccttcacctggtcttactgtaacagggctttatttttaaacacaccatgtttttaactccccttggtgaatccttgttcaccgttttccaattataaggcaaagaagcaaGCACAAATaggctctcttaggtttaaagaagaaaggtaattttattaaacttaaactctaatttggttaacgcctacggatacacgatgcgcccatgctagcacgcatacgcgatacacacatgcagatagggacagaaagagtggAAGAAAAATAGGGTTTccaccgagtgctccggtttcctcccacagccaaaggtttgcaggttaataggtaaattggccatcgtaaactgcccctcgtgtaggtatgcggtaggagaattgagggaaggtggggatgcggtagggaatatggtattaatgtaggattagtataagtgggtggttgatggtcggcatagactcggtgggctgaagggcctgtttcagtgctgtatctctctatgactctaaagtggaaaggtttgaggcaatctgaagaattgttgttgttacagttcttcgagctcactgcagagtccttgattgtaggtaggtcttgcttttcgttggggcccagtattcttcttaaacctcgttcactgtaggagacatttctctcttagggttcatgtgtcttcagtcggtttttggagttccgtgagaaagagatgggggcagacaggagaggcagtctgcttcagtccaggagcattctgctttctgcaagctcaaacactgtctccacaatttaaaactctccaagttggccagcagggtagtcacatgaccgactggtatAACAACTTTgggctttgtgtattgtgtgtcagggaatagtcctttgtctacaaacactgtctgttaatatacaaaaatgtctttccagccaggggcttggcatccccttataacaggccttctcttttatttatttatttttatttatttagagatacagcactgaaacaggcccttcggcccaccgagtctgtgccgactaacaaccacccatttatactaatcctacattaaccccacatccccaccattctcctacctacactaggggcaatttacaaaaaatggccaatttacctatcaacctgcaagtctttggctgtgggaggaaaccggagcacccggcagaaacccacgcagtcacggagaacttgcaaactccacgtagacagtacccagaactgaacccaggttgctggagctgtgaggctgcgctgctaaccactgcaccgccctgaaCAAcaattcttcccagcaacaatttgaaatttagtgtctgcgtggcaaaattaatgtgcctcatttttggcaggtgggggcctgtatgacaaaaGCATGAGTAGAGAAGCATAAAGTTTGTGGGATTAATAAAAAGTTGGGAGAGGATAACTTAAAGATTAATTCAGTTCAAGTTCTTTTAATTTCTCAGAAGTTTTCCAGTTATTAACATTTTCTCCCATTCCCTCTCCAGAAAATATGGAATTCTTGGTGAGGATACTGTTCCAGAAGCATTGGGTACCTTCCAGCACTCTGTCCAGATGGCTATGACTCAATTGTACTCTCAGTTGATCTCCACACACATGCTGGATTGTAATGAGGAACACAAATACTGACTAATCtctcacttccctccccactaaTGGATGCTTAATTAATGCAAAGTAAGCAatgcaccctctccctgtgtcaaaTAGCCTGCTAAGCCTACCGTCAAGGGTCACACTTGAATACAGTCACTTAGGTAAGACAACAGAGGGTGGCCCTTCCTAATCTATAGCCAATAGAAGTACAGGAATGGTGACCTAGCGTTTATGCTATGGACTAGCAGTGCAGAAGTGGagtgttcaaatctcaccatggtaaTGTGTGGGATGCCACCATAGAAAATGAGTGAAATGCCTGATTTTTTTTATAAACTCAAAACTAACCACCACCCCTGATCGGTTCTATTTGTGACTCTGGTCATACATTATAGGATTGACTCAATGCTTGCAGGGAaactaaagatgggcaataaatgttacatctcaaaaacaaaaaaaacaaaCCCCACAATATCACCGAGATTAGCTGGCTCAACATTATGGTTTAAATCTGGAACCTTCTTGGCTCACATTCTCACTAAACCTAGTAAGCTATCAGAGTTTTAATGATAGGTTGactctaccttcctctctccatggatgctgcctaaCCTATGGAATGTTTTCAGCAGCTACTGGGGGAACTTTTAATTATAATGCAGGAAAACGTAGGTCAAGAGTAGCTATCAACTGGAAGCCAAGTGCTTCTCTAAAGGAACTTAGGTGACAAAAAAGGGCCCAATGCCATTTGCATTGTTCCACTATGCAAGCTTTGTGGTGGAAAAAATCCCAATGTCATCAACTTAACTATAATGGAAGGTTACACAGAGTAGACTAAAATTGCAAAAATAATTTCTTGTAACAAAAGGAGATCAGGAATGCATCTTAAAAGTTGTGCAGAAATTTTCACAATATATTAAGTGAtcaaataatgaagtaaatatgcaAAATGTACCTCCTCAATTCCAGCAATATTATTAACTGCCAGTTTCTTCAGAGAGCTTTGCAATTTTTTGTCGTCAGCTGTAGCTGTTCTGTGTACTACCTTCTTCTTTCTGCGAGCTGTGCCCTGAAATTGCATTAATTGCAAAGTTAATTAGGCTGACCAACAACTACACATTAAAAACTGGAAATCCATATTCATATTTACTTTCAAATATAATTCATCTGTGCAGTAAAAAATTATACAAACATTTTACATACTTAAAGCAAAGCTTCTTTGCAAACTAAAAACAATACATTATTTTGCATGAGCATGGCAATAAAGTGGTACATTAAAATAAACCATGTTTTGCTTATTTGTAAAGTTCCTTGGTTCAGTTAGTGTTATCATTTTCTTTAGTTTAATAGGCTACACTTGAAGGCTTTTTCTAATGCTGTTGTAACCAAATCTAAATGCACAAAACTTCTCTGAAGAGAAGCAACTAAAAACAGGAATACATTGGGCAAATAATCACATAAACTTTCAGTCTACTAATGGCCATACCCTTTCTAATCAGAAACCTGAACTCTAAAACTGATAGTATCCCATGAAATTGACATTTAACTTTCTGAAAGAGCCTCACATCATAATGTAGATATACATCACAGTTTGGTTTATGCAAGATACATGGTACCCCTTGCTCCTGCATACAATGACCCAAACTTGGGTGTGGTTCCTGGCACTGGGCAGTCATCTTGTACCACAACAAAGTGGCGATCCTTCCTACCTGAAGCAACACCAAATCAACTGCAGGGCATCAAAGCCAAGCCCAATCCTACTGTAACCCAGAGCATCTTCCAGCAGCTATCACTGCAAAGTGAGCAGGAGTAGGAACCTTGCCCACACAACGTGGCTTAATCATAAAGCCAGAATAGCACTCCAGCACCAGCCTGAATTCTCAGTGTAGGGGTAATTATGCTTTAATAAAAAGGAAATGTGTTCCTCCAAATTGTCACATAATCCAAAAAGAAAAAGTTACAAAAAACCTTCCTTTGATATTACAGTTTATACGTTAAAACTGCTAACTGAAACAACCAGAGacttctttttttttagaattccaCCATTGATATCAGCAAACATTTCCTTTGTCTATGGCCATATTTCGTAATTAAATGTCAAGCAATT is a window from the Heterodontus francisci isolate sHetFra1 chromosome 8, sHetFra1.hap1, whole genome shotgun sequence genome containing:
- the LOC137372824 gene encoding transcription factor BTF3 homolog 4 translates to MNQEKLAKLQAQVRIGGKGTARRKKKVVHRTATADDKKLQSSLKKLAVNNIAGIEEVNMIKDDGQVIHFNNPKVQASLSANTFAITGHAETKQITEMLPGILSQLGADSLTSLRKLAEQLPRQVLDNKTPKVEDIDEEDDDVPDLVENFDEASKNEAN